In Mycobacterium sp. Aquia_213, the sequence CGAATACCTGAGGCAGAAGAACACGGACAACACGCCGGTCATGTTCGCCCGGGTCGACGACCCCGAGCATCATCGGTTGCGGCGCATGCTGACCGGCGACTTCACCTTCCGGCGTTGCGAAGCGATGCGACCCCAGATCCAGGCATTGGTCGACCATCATCTCGACGTGATGATCCGCAACGGGCCGCCCGCGGACCTGGTGCGTGACTTCGCCTTGCCGGTGCCGTCATTGGTGATCGCGCTACTGCTGGGGGTGCCGTCCGAGGATCTCGCGTCATTCCAGCAATACACCGCGGTTGGGCTGGATACGAGGGCATCCGACGACGAAAAGGCACACGCCGGTGCCGCGATGTTTGGCTACCTCCTGGAATTAGTGGGGCGCAAGGAACAAGATCCGGCTGACGACCTGATCGGCCGCTTGGTTGCCGACTACGTCGTGACAGGCCAGCTCACGCGCGAGACGGCGGCCTTTTCCGGGATGACCCTGCTGGTCGCCGGCCACGAGACCAGCGCCAACATGATTTCACTGGGAACGGTTGCGCTGCTGGAACGTCCCGAGATCTTCAAGCTACTCGGCGACACCGACGATCCCGCCGTAGTCGCCAACATCGTCGAAGAGCTGATGCGTTATCTGTCCATCGTGCACAGCCAGGTGGATCGGGTGGCGACCGTGGACTTCGAACTCGGCGGACAGTTGATCCACGCCGGCGACATGGTCCTGATGAATATTCCCGCCGGGAATTGGGATGTCGAGTTCGTCGACAATCCGGAATTCTTCGATGTAGAGCGAAATACTCGCGGTCACTTAGGGTTTGGCTACGGCGTGCATCAATGCATCGGGGCGAATCTCGCTCGCGTCGAAATGCAGTCAGCATTCACCACGTTGGCGAGACGCTTGCCCGGGCTGAGATTGGCGGTAGCTCCGGATGAGCTGAAGTTCAAAGAGGCCGATATCTACGGCATGAAAGAGCTGCCGGTGAGCTGGTGAGGATCCGATGACGAACGATTTGCGATTCGATGAGCAGGTTGCCGTCATCACCGGCGCCGGCGGCGGCCTGGGCAAGCAGTACGCGTTGCTCCTCGCGTCGCGTGGCGCGCGCGTCGTCGTCAACGACATCGGTGGTTCGGTGACCGGCGACGGATCCGACGCCACCACGGCCGACGCCGTCGTCGACGAGATCCGCGAACTGGGCGGTGCGGCCGTCGCCGACAGCCACAGCGTGACGAGTGCCGAAGGGGGACAAGCGATCATCGATGCCGCCGCGAGCACGTGGGGGCGAGTGGACATCGTGATCAACAACGCCGGCATCGTCCGCGACGCACCGTTCGAGGACATGACGGCGGATCGGTTCGAACCGTTGCTGGATGTGCATCTCAGGGGTGCGTTTCACGTGACGAGGCCGGCCTGGAAAGTCATGCGCGAACAGGGATATGGGCGAATCCTCAACACGACCTCGGCCGCCGGAATCCTGGGCAACGCCGGCATGAGCAACTATGGTTCGGCCAAGACCGGGCTGCTCGGCTTTACCCGCGTTCTCGCCGCCGAAGGTGCCGACCACAACATCAAAGTCAATGCCGTCGCGCCGATCGCCTACACCCGGATGCTGACCCACTCGATAGACAGCGCCGGACAGCCGAACGACGAAGCGTCCCAGGCGGTATTGGATGACCTGGTGAACCAATATCTGAAGAAGCTGGATCCCGGGCTGGTAGCTCCGGTGGTCGCCTTCTTGACCCACCGAGATTGCCCGGTGTCGGGCGAGATCTATACCGTTGGCGCAGGGCATGTTTCGCGGTTCTTTATCGGGCGGACGAAGGGCTTCTACAGTCCCGAACTGTCCATCGAGGATGTGCGGGATCACCTCGCCGAGATCCGCGACGAAGCCGGATACACGGTGCCTGGTGGACCTGCCGACGAGATGGCCGAACTCTTCGCCACTCTCATGTCTTCCTGAGCTGCGGCCAACGTCGAGTTGTCGGGCCACAAGCCGGCGAATTCGCCCAACAAGTCGACGTTCGAAATCAGCAGCCGAACGCGATCCCGATCCCGTCGGGCGGCGGCACCGACCGCAGACAGCCGAACTGCTGGATTCCGGCGCCGCTGAACTTTGCGGCCGACTGGCGGGCGTAGTTCACGCAGAACAGGCCGGCCGGGTCGGCGCGACAGCGATAGTCGTCGTAGGACAACGTGTCCCCGGCCGCCAACTCGGCCCCATCGCCGTTGACGAACGGACCCGGGTCGGCGCGGGCCGCCCCGATCTGCAGTTGCATCCCGTCGAAGGTGACCCAACCGCCTTTCCACTCGCCGTAGGCCGTCTCCGGCCGGGGCGGGGGATGGGCCAGATCGACCAGACAGGTCAGTGCGCCGCCAGTGTGCGCGGAATCCGTTGTACACGCGACCGGGCGCCCAGGAGGGCTGGCCGTCACGGTGAAGGCGACGTCGTTACCGAGCTGCGTGGTCACGCCGTCCCGGGTGACGGCGTGATAGCGGGCCGGATCGGCGGGATGACCTGCCTCGATCCATGCGATGACGTCCGAGATCGGCGCGCCGGACGCCGGTGGCGCCGTCTGCCCCGGCGGTTTACTCCCCGGCGAGACCGCGGTGGTCGGGGAGAAACCCGAAACCGCCGTCGTGTTCGGGGTCCGGCTCTGCGCCGACTGGCCCCCGCCGCTGTGCGAGCATCCGGCAACCAGTACCGAGAGTGTGACCAACGTGGCCATTCGCATCCCGACAGGCTATCCGTCACACCGTGGATTTAACCGCTCCGCGCGCCCTACATACGTAGTGTCGGCTACCGTCGGCGTATGCACGAGCGCACTATCCGCGCACGCACCGCCAACGGCATCGTGGAGGGCTTCACCCGCGACGGCGTCAACCGCTGGCGATCCATCCCGTACGCCCGGCCGCCGGTCGGGCGGCTGCGCTTCCGGGCACCGCAGCCGGTGCAGCCGTGGTCGGGCGTGCGTCATTGCCACGGTTTCACCAATTGCGCGCCCCAGGAGCGCCGCTACACGTTGCTCGGTCTCTCGGGTTCCGGAGGCAGATACCAGTCGATGAGCGAGGATTGCCTCACCCTCAACGTCGTCGCGCCGGAGTCAGGCCACGACGGACCGCTGCCCGTCATGGTCTTCATTCACGGCGGCGGGTACATCATGGGCAGCTCGGCGGTGCCGCTGTACGACGGTGCGGCGATGGTCCGCCGCGGTTGTGTCTACGTCTCGGTCAACTACCGCTTGGGTGCGCTGGGATGTCTTGACCTGTCGTCGTTGTCCACCCAGGACATCACCATCGACAGCAACCTGTACCTGCGCGACCTGGTGATGGCGTTGCAGTGGATTCGGGACAACATCGCGGAATTCGGTGGCAACCCAGACAACGTCACGATCTTCGGCGAAAGCGCTGGCGCCTGCATCGCCGCCACGTTATTGGCCGTCCCGGCCGCCGAGGGCCTGTTCGCCCGGGCGATCGCGGAAAGCCCGGCCTCGGGCCTGGTGCGGTCGAAGGAGATTGCCACCCAGTTCGCCGCCCGGTTCGCCGATCTGCTCGGTACGCGCCCCGAGGACGCCGCCGGCACTCTGATGCAGGCATCCCCCGCCCAGCTCGTAGAAACCCAAAATCGCCTGATCGAGCAGGGCATGGAGAGCAAGTTGGGCGCCTTCCCGATCGGCCCGGTGATCGGCGACGACATCCTGCCCATCGACCCCGTCGAGGCCATGGAGTGTGGTCGGGCGCATCGGGTCCCGCTGATCGTGGGCACCAACGCCGACGAGGGCCGGCTGTTCACCCGATTCCTCAAAATGCTGCCCACCAACAAATCGATGATCGAAGAGTTGTTGGCTGACCTGGAACCGGCTGTCCGAGAACGCATTACCGGCGCTTATCCGGGTTACCCGTCGTCGGCGGCATGCATCCAGCTGGGTGGCGACTTCGCCTTCAGCTCGGCGGCCTGGCAGCTCGCCGAGGCGCACAGCGGTCACGCGCCCACGTATCTGTATCGCTACGACTACGCGCCACGGATGCTGCGCTGGTCCGGGTTGGGCGCGACCCATGCCACCGAGCTGCTGGCCGTTTTCGACTTCTATCGAACCCGACTCGGCGCGTTCCTGACCGCGGCGGCCGATCAGCGCGCCGCGCTTCGGGTGAGCAACCAGGTGCAACGCCGTTGGCGAGCGTTCAGTCGCAGCGGCGTCCCGGGTGACGACTGGCCCGCCTATACCGTCGACGACCGCGCCGTGATGGTCTTCGACCGCAAGAGCCGCATCGAGTTCGATCCGCACCCGCATCGCCGGATGGCATGGGCGGGCTTCTCATTGGCGCAGTGACCTGGCACGCTGGCGTGGCACGCTAAACCGTCAGCGAAACTCGGCAGAGGACGTCAATGGAGACCCAGCCCGTCGAACGACCCAGCGATCTCACGGCTTCGTGGCTGACCGCCGCGATCGGCGCCGGAGAGGTCGCCGACTTCGAAACCGAGCGCATCGGCACCGGCCAAATGAGCGAGTGCTACCGCGTAAGGCTCAGCTACTCCGATGGGGCCGCGGGACCCGAGTCGGTGGTGTTGAAGGTCGCCGCCAGTGATCCGGTGAGTCGGCAAACCGGGTTGGCACTGGGCCTCTACGAGCGCGAAGTTCGTTTCTACGCCGATCTCGCGCCACGCCTGGGCGGCCCGATCGCGCCGTGCTATCACGCCGCCATCGACACTTCGACGGGGGTCTTCGATCTGCTGCTCGGCGATGCCGTTCCGGCGGTTGTAGGAAACGAAATCGCCGGTGCCACAATCGAACAGGCCACCATCGGGGTCGTCGAGCTGGGGCGGCTGCACGGCCCGCTGCTCGGCGACACCTCGCTGGCCGAAGCGTCGTGGCTCAACCGCGACGCCCCGCTGAGCCAAGCCATGATCGCCCCGCTCTACGCCGGCTTCCTCGACCGCTACGGCGACCAGATCGCGCCGGCACACCGCTTGGTGTGCGAGCGCCTGGTCGGCGCGTTCGACGCCTACCTGGCCGCCGAAACGGAGCGGAACAAGATCCTGGGCCTGGTGCACGGCGACTATCGCCTGGACAACATGCTGTTCGGCGCCGAGGGCGCCGACCGGGCGCTGACCGTGGTCGATTGGCAGACCGTCTCCTGGGGTGCGCCATTCACCGACCTGGCCTATTTCCTCGGCTGTGCACTGCCGACGGCGGATCGCCGGGCGCACTACGACGCGTTGCTGCGGGCTTACCACGAGGCGCTCGGGCCGCAGGCACCGATCACGCTCGCCGACATCGCCGAAGGTGTGCGCCGGCAGGGCTTTTTCGGCGTGATGATGGCGATCGTTTCGTCGATGCTGGTGGAACGCACCGAGCGCGGCGACCAGATGTTCATGACGATGCTGCAACGGCACTGCGATCACGTGCTCGATACCGACGCGCTGGCGACGCTGCCGAACGCGGTGGCGCCGGAGCCGCTGCGGCCATCGGATGACGACGAACTCGCGCATGTCCCGACCGACGAACCGCTGTGGAGTGAGAGCTGGTATGCCGACTTCGTCGATGCGGCACAGGGATTCGGCGGCTGGTTTCGGATCGGTCTGGTCGCCAACCAGCAGGCCGCCTGGGTTCAGGTACTGCTGTGCGGACCCGACCTCCCGACCGTCGCCGTGCTGGATTACGAAGTTCCGCTGCCCGAGGACCCGTGGGTGTTGTCCACAGATGCCTTCGAAATCGGCCACTCCGCCACTGCGCCGCTGCAGACCTATCGGGTCGACGTGCGGGCGCAGGGGCAGTCCTACTCGGACCCGTCGGCGTTGTTGCGGGGCGCACCGGGAACGCCCGTCGACCTGACGTTGAACCTGGTGTGGACCACCGACGGCGCCCCGTACCAGTACCGGGTGACAACCCGCTACGAAATCCCTTGCACCGTAACGGGAACCGTCACCATCGACGACACCACCTACCAGATGGATTCCGTTGCGGGACAGCGCGATCACTCGTGGGGAGTCCGCGACTGGTGGAGCATGGACTGGATGTGGAGCGCGCTGCACCTCGGCGACGGCACCCACCTGCACGGGTTGGACCTCGACATCCCGAATGTTCCCCCGGTGGGTATCGGCTATATCCAGGACCCCGACCGAGAAGTCACCGAACTCCACACCGTGACCAACCCACGATCCTTCGGCGCCAACGGTTTACCGCTCAAAATGACCTTGAGCCTGGAACCCGGTGGGCTCACCGGCGACGTGGACATCCACGGTCACGCACCGGTGCTGCTGACCGGACCTGACGGACAGGTGAGCGAGTTCGCCCGCGCCTGGGTCAGCATCGACACCGCGGACGGGCGGACCGGCGTCGGCTGGATGGAATGGAACCGCAACCTCACGCGACAGACCTAGGCGCGGTGCCGACCGCCGCGTCATCACCCGTCGTGGTGATGGGCGTCTCCGGATCGGGCAAGTCGACGGTGGGTTCCGCACTCGCACAACGGTTACGCGTGCCCTTCGTCGACGCCGACAGCCTGCATCCACCGGCAAACGTCGCCAAAATGACTGCCGGGCAACCGCTTAACGACGACGATCGCCGTCCGTGGCTGGACAGAGTCGGGGAGTGGCTGGCCGATCATCGCGATGGTGGGGTAGCGAGTTGTTCGGCGCTCAAACGCGGCTACCGCGACCTGTTGCGCGCCCACAGCCCGCGGGTCGTGTTCCTGTATCTGAGCGGCTCGCCAGGGATGATCCGCGCTCGGCTGGCCGCCAGGCCGGACCACTTCATGCCGGCCGCGCTGTTGCGGTCGCAATTCGACACGTTGGAACCGTTGGGCGCCGACGAGTCCGGGGTCACCGTCGATATCGACCACGATGTCGACACCATCGTCGACATATTTCTGGCAGGTTAGGCGATCACCAGGGGAGCTTGCGACGACGGGTCTTGACCGGCGCACCGACTCGTTCGCGCGCGGCGTCGGCCAACTCGTTGCCGTGCGCGCGGGCGGTATCGGCCCATTCCTCCCCGCGGGCTCGGGCGGAGTGGGCCAGCTTTTCGCCGCGCTTGCGCGCCTCCCTCGCCAGCGGTGCGGCCTTGTCGGCCGCCTCGTCCGCCAGCTTTTCGCTGCGTTTGCGCGCCTTTTCGGCCTTCTCGGCGATCTCGTCCGCCAGCTTTTCGCCCCGCTTGCGGGCCTTCTTCGCCAGCGGTGCGCTGCGTTCGGCGGCGGCGCTGGCGAGCTCGCGGCCCCGGTCCAGGGCAACCTCGGCGTACGGCGCGCCCCGTTCGGCCGCGGTGTTCGCGAGCTCGCGGCCCCGGTCGAGGGCGGCTTCGGCGTACGGCGCGCCTCGTTCGGCCGCCGTGCTGGCCAGTTCGCGACCGCGTTCGGCGCCGAGTTGCAGTCCGTGGGCGATTTTTTCGCCGAGATCGCCGAAGTCGGTGTCGAACAACGCGTCGTCGGATCCGGGTAGTGCCGAGGACACCCGCTCGGAGAGGCGCTCGGCTGCCCGGCGGCCGCGCCATCCCAGCGACGGTTTGCCCGCGGTATCGGCAGACGCGATCATCAATCCGCCCAGCAGGCTGAGGTCTTTCAGGAACTCGCGACGGCGCTCGGCTTTGCGCTCCGGGTCGTGCTCATTCCAGAAGGAATAGGTGCCCAAGTTGGCCGGCAGCACCGTCAACGCCAGTACGGCCGAGGCAACGCGCGGCATTTTGCCGGTGGCCAGCAGCAGCCCGCCCCCGATCTGCACACCGGCGGTTATCTGGGCGAACGTCTGGGGGTCGGCGGGGATGCTGCGGGCCACCTGATCGGGCAATGCCTGCAGACCGTCCACCGCGGGTGCGGCGGCCTCCGCGGCTGCCTTGGGATTTAGTAGGGATTCAACCCCTTGGCCGATAAAGGCAACTGACAACAGGGGCCGTGCAATTCTGCGGATCACCATGGCTGGGGGGTTACCCGACCGTTCGGCAAACAAACCGACGCGCCCATTACCGCAGCTGACGGCGATATGGTGGAGCGCGTGCGAGCGTTGATCATCGTCGACGTGCAAAACGACTTTTGCGCGGGCGGCTCGCTGCCCGTCACCGGCGGCGCGGAAGTGGCCGCCGCCATCAATGACTATCTGGCCGGCGAGCCCGGCTACCAACACGTCGTGGCGACCAAGGACTTCCACATCGACCCGGGGGACCATTTCTCCGACCACCCGAACTATTCGTCGTCCTGGCCACCGCACTGCATCGCCGGAAGTCCCGGAGCGGAATTTCGTTCCGACCTCGACACCCGGCCGATTGAGGCGGTATTCCACAAGGGCGCCCATGCGGCGGCCTACAGCGGCTTCGAGGGCGCCGACGACAACGAGACGTCGCTACTCGACTGGTTGCGGCAGCGGGGCGTCGACGAGGTCGACATCGTCGGTATCGCCACCGACCAGTGCGTCCGGCGAACCGCCGAGGACGCGGCACGCAATGGCTTACGCACCCGGGTGTTGGTCGATCTCACGGCGGCGGTTGCGCCAAGTTCGGCCGCCCAAGCCCTTGCCGAAATGCGAAGTGCGGGAGTCGAATTGATAGAGGTCGTCTGATGGTGGTGCCACTTGATCGAGAGTCCCTGCTGGCCGCGGTGGAGCGCTCGCCACGGGCCGCCGCCGCGCACGACCGCGCCGGTTGGGTCGGATTGTTCACCGAGGACGGGCGCATCGAAGACCCGGTCGGCGCACGGCCGCACCTGGGGCGGATCCAGATCGGGAACTTCTACGACACCTTCATCGGCCCCCGCGAGATCAAATTCCATCGCGATCTCGACATCGTCTTCGGCACCGTCGTGCTGCGCGATCTCGAGCTCGAGGTATCGATGGGTTCGGCTGTCACGATGTACATACCCGCTTTCCTGCGCTACGACCTGCGAGAAGCGAACGGACAGTGGCAGATTACTCATCTCCGGGCGTACTGGGAGCTGCCCGCGATGATGCTGCGGTTCCTGCGGAGCGGAGCGCAGGCGCTCTCGCCTGCCCTGGCACTGTCGCGAGATCTGCTGGGCAATCAAGGGCTGTCGGGAACTGCGGGCTTCATGAGCGGCTTTCGCCGGGCGGGTGCACGTCAGAAGAGGCTGGTGCAGACATTCCTCGGTGCCGTTTCGCGCGGCGATACGTTGGCCGCTGCACACGCGCTATCGCCCTCCGCCACAATCACTTTGGGTGAGACCGATCCGCTCGACATCGCCGAATTCGCGGCGGAACTCAACGGGGCGAACTGGACCAAGATGAACGGTGCGGGGTCCACGGTCACCGTCTCGCTCAATTCGAGTCACGGGCGCGGCATTATGTTCGCGGACCTGAGCCGACGCGGCAAAGCGATCAATCAAATCCGCTATTTTCCTGCCTGAACGGGCGTCCTGATTCGGTCTCTACCAGCATCGCGCGCAGCCACAGCCGAGCGCGCAGGTCACCGCCGCCCCTCCGACGACGCGCATCGCGTGATTGCATGTATTGCCGGGGACCTGACGGGTGCCGTAGAAATAGCTCTCATGAAACAGAGGCAAACGATGAGTGTGGTCCGAACCGTTGGCGTTGGGGTGGCGATCACCGCCTTGCTGACCGTCACGACAGGCTGTGGCAAAGACGAAAAGCCATCTTCCTCGTCGTCGTCGACGTCCTCGTCGACCTCCGCGGCGTCGTCGAGTTCGGCAGCATCCTCATCGGCGTCGAGTGCGGCGCCTTCGGGAACCGCACCTTTGGCGGACTACTCCAACTTGCTGGTCACGGCCGCCGACATCGGCGCCGACACGACATTGGGTCCGCCGGAGCAGAACCCTGGCGGCGTGGCCGGCGTGGCGGTGACCTTCAGCAACACCTCCAAAACCCACACCATCACCGATCTCCTCGTCATCTTTGCCGACGCGGCTTCGGCCGCCCAAGGAGCCAAAGATCGCCCGGCCTCGCTGGGCAAGTACGTCACCGGAACCGCGCAGCCGTTTTCGGTGGGGACGAACGGGGTCATCGTCGTCGGCCCGTCGCCCGACAACACCAAATCGGTGACCTACGTGGTGTTCTCCGAGGGCAAGGCCGTCGTCGACCTGGAGTTCGACAGCGGACCCAATGACGCCGCTCCGCAGGACTTCGTGCTGGACGTGGCCAAGAAGCAGGACGACGCGGTCAAGACCCGCCTGACCAGCTAGTAGCCCTGGATCACCAGCAGCGCCAGCGACGCGGCTGACAGGCACAGGAACGCGCCCGGAAAGGCGATGTTGTACAGGACGCGTGCCCGCAGGTGCGTCAGCACCGCGCCGACGAAGTAGAGGACCAAGCCGGCCGCGGCCGCGACTGCTAAACCCGGTAGACCCACCAGACCGGCAAGCAGTCCGACGGCCCCGGCGAGCTTGGTCGCCCCCAGCGCCGGTAGCCAGGAGGGTGGCACACCGACCTCGGCCGAATTTGCCAGGACGAATTTCGCGGGGATGAAATCGGGTACGGCGATGCCGGCCGTGATGATCGCGGTGATCAGCGTGATCACCAGGGACGCGGTGTGCATTCGAATCTGGTCCTTTCCATCGTTGCATCCGTTGTGGTGCAGCTACTTCCGCACCGGCGAGCCGGTTGCGCCGCGGCGCGCGCGCCGGCGCACAATCGGTATGGTCATGGTGCTGGTCTCTGCTGCGCAGAATTCGATCGATGCGGTCACCTTCTTGACGACTCCCGTGTGGAAAAGGTGACCCATGACCGAAAACCTGGTGGACCTCGACGATCTGGCGCAGCGGTTCGAGGCCGACCGTCAGCACTTGCGGGCGGTGGCGTTTCGGCTGCTCGGCTCGATGGCGGATGCCGACGACGCGGTGCAGTCCGCGTGGCTGAAGGCCAGCCGTGCAACCGGCGTCGGCGACATCGTCAACCTGACCGGTTGGTTCACGAAGATCACCGCGCACGAGGCGTTCGACCAGCTGCGGGCACGCCGGCGCCGGGCCGAGCAACCGTTGGCCGACGCCGGAGAATTCGACCGGCCGGCCGTCGCCGGGCCGGCGGACGAGGAGGCGCTGCTGGCCGATGCGGTCGGCGGCGCGATGCTGGTGGTGCTGGACCGCCTCTCGCCCGCGCAGCGCGTCGCGTTCGTCCTGCACGATGTTTTCGCCGTGCCCTTCGAGACGATCGCCGACGTGCTGGACCGGTCGCCGACGGCCGCCAAGAAGCTGGCGAGTCGGGCCCGTGCGCGACTGCACGACGGCTCGCCCGCCCAACGCCCTCACCTGGCCCAGCACCTCGAGATCGTGGAGGCGTTTCTGGCGGCGTCGCGCGGCGGCGATATCGCCACGTTGCTCGAGCTGCTGGCTCCCGACGTGGTGCGCAGGGTCGATCGCGCGCTGGTTCCCGACGACGTGGCGGCCGAGGTGTGCGGAGCTCGTGAGGTCGCCGAGGAGACGCGTCAGTTCGCCCAGCGCGCGCGGGCCGGCGTGGTCATGGTGATCGACGGTGTCCCCGGCATCGTGATCGCGCCGCGCGGGCGGGTGCAGATCCTGTTGCAGCTCGCCATCGGCGCTGACAACCGCATTCACGCGATCGACATCACCGCCGACACCGATCGTCTGCGCCGGGCGGTACTCGCGCTGCCGGGGTGCCCGTCTCAGGCATATTCCAGCCCCATCGGGTACCAAGGACATGGGACACGGCCGGTGGGGTCGTCGATGATGGGTCGAGAACGGGAACACGATGCTCGATAGGCCGTTCGGACGGCGGAGCTTGATGCGGGGCGCTGGCGCGCTCACCGCCGCGGCTCTGGCCCCCTGGGCCGGCGGCTGTGCGTCCGACGACGACGCGTTGACGTTCTTCTTCTCGGCCAACCCGGACGAGGCCGCCGCCCGCCTGCGTGTCGTCGCCGAATTCGAGCGCCGCCACCCCGACATCAAGGTTCGGGTGGTGCGGTCCGGGCCGGGAGTGATGCAGCAGTTGTCCACGTTTTGCGCGGGTGGCAAATGTCCGGACGTGCTGCAGACGTGGGAGTTGAGCTATGCCGAGTTGGCCGCCCGGGGAGTGTTGCTGAACCTGAACGACCCATTGGCGCGCGAGCAACCGTTCGCCGCCCAAATGAAGGCGGACAGCGTTGGGCCGCTGTATGACACGTTCGCGTACAACGGTGAGCAATCCGCTTTTCCGGAGCAGTGGTCCGGAAATTACCTGTTCTACAACAAGCGGCTCTTCGCCGACGCCGGCGTGGCGCCCCCGCCCACGGCCTGGGACAAGACGTGGACTTTCGCCGAATTCCTTGACACGGCCCAGGCGTTGACCAAGAGGGACGCATCGGGGCGAGTCACGCAGTGGGGTTTCGTCAACACCTTTGTCTCGTACTACTCGGCCGGATTGTTCGCCCTGAACAACGGCGTACCGTGGTCGACGCCGCGGAGAAATCCGACCCATTTCAATTTCGACAACCCGGCGTTCATGGACGCGGTGCAGTTCTACGCCGACCTCGCCAACAAGCACAAGGTGGCACCCAACGCTTCCGAGGTGCAGTCAATGTCGACACCCGATCTGTTCGCGGCGGGCAAGGCGGCGATCGCGCTGGGGGGTCACTGGCGATACCAGACCTTTATTCACGCCGAGGGATTGGATTTCGACGTCGCCCCGCTGCCGGTAGGGCCGTCCCTGCCCAGTGGCCATAGCGCCTGCTCCAACATCGGCACCACCGGACTGTCCATCTCGGCGAGCAGCCGACGCAAGGACCAGGCTTGGGAATTCGTCAAGTTTGCCTGCGGCCCCGTCGGTCAGGCGATCATCGCCGAATCCTGCCTCTTCGTACCGGTGTTGCGCTCGGTGCTTGCGTCGGATGGATTCGCCAAGGCCCACCAGGGGATTCGCAATCTCGCGGTGCTCACCGAAGGGCCGTCCTACTCGGAAGGTTTGCCCGTTACCCCGGCATGGGAAAAAATCGTGGCGCTGATGGATCGCAACATGGGACCCGTCTTGCGTGGGTCTCGCCCCGCGACCTCGCTGACCGGGTTGTCGGGCGCAGTTGACGAGGTGCTGCGAAACTCATGACAGCGGTGAACAAATCAGCCGTGCTCCCGGCAGCCACCGCGAGACGGCGTCCCCAGGGGCCGTATCCGTCGCGGCGACGAGCCTGGGCGGGACGCATGTTCGTCGCACCCAACCTGGCCGCGGTTGCGGTGTTCATGCTCTTTCCGCTCGGGTTCTCGCTCTACATGAGCTTTCAGCAGTGGGACGTGTTCAGAGCACCAAAGTTCGTGGGCATGAAGAACTTCGAAGACCTGTTCACGTCCGATCCGTTGTTCGTCATCGCCATCCGCAACACCGTGGTCTTCACCCTCGGGACGGTGATACCTACCGTCGTGATCAGTCTGGTCGTCGCCGGCGTCCTGAACCGAAAAGCCAAGGGCATCGCCATCGTTCGGACCATCGTCTTCATGCCACTGGCGATCTCGTCGGTGGTGCTGGCGGTCGTCTGGCAGTTTGTCTTCAACACCGACAACGGGCTGCTCAACATCATGCTCGGCTGGGTGGGGATCGATCCGGTCCCGTGGCTGGTTGACCCGAATTGGGCGATGGCCTCGCTGTGCGTGGTCGCGGTGTGGCGGAGTGTGCCGTTCGCGACCATCATCCTGCTGGCCGCGATGCAAGGAGTACCGCAAACCGTGTACGAGGCAGCCAAAATCGACGGCGCGGGCGAGATACGGCAGTTCTGGTCGATCACCGTGCCGCTGATCCGCGGCTCGGTGTCGTTTGTCGTCGTCATTTCAATCATTCACGCGTTCCAGGCTTTTGACATGGTCTACGTCCTGAATGGCTCGAACGGC encodes:
- a CDS encoding sigma-70 family RNA polymerase sigma factor; the protein is MTENLVDLDDLAQRFEADRQHLRAVAFRLLGSMADADDAVQSAWLKASRATGVGDIVNLTGWFTKITAHEAFDQLRARRRRAEQPLADAGEFDRPAVAGPADEEALLADAVGGAMLVVLDRLSPAQRVAFVLHDVFAVPFETIADVLDRSPTAAKKLASRARARLHDGSPAQRPHLAQHLEIVEAFLAASRGGDIATLLELLAPDVVRRVDRALVPDDVAAEVCGAREVAEETRQFAQRARAGVVMVIDGVPGIVIAPRGRVQILLQLAIGADNRIHAIDITADTDRLRRAVLALPGCPSQAYSSPIGYQGHGTRPVGSSMMGREREHDAR
- a CDS encoding DoxX family protein, giving the protein MHTASLVITLITAIITAGIAVPDFIPAKFVLANSAEVGVPPSWLPALGATKLAGAVGLLAGLVGLPGLAVAAAAGLVLYFVGAVLTHLRARVLYNIAFPGAFLCLSAASLALLVIQGY
- a CDS encoding ketosteroid isomerase family protein, coding for MVVPLDRESLLAAVERSPRAAAAHDRAGWVGLFTEDGRIEDPVGARPHLGRIQIGNFYDTFIGPREIKFHRDLDIVFGTVVLRDLELEVSMGSAVTMYIPAFLRYDLREANGQWQITHLRAYWELPAMMLRFLRSGAQALSPALALSRDLLGNQGLSGTAGFMSGFRRAGARQKRLVQTFLGAVSRGDTLAAAHALSPSATITLGETDPLDIAEFAAELNGANWTKMNGAGSTVTVSLNSSHGRGIMFADLSRRGKAINQIRYFPA
- a CDS encoding DoxX family membrane protein; the encoded protein is MVIRRIARPLLSVAFIGQGVESLLNPKAAAEAAAPAVDGLQALPDQVARSIPADPQTFAQITAGVQIGGGLLLATGKMPRVASAVLALTVLPANLGTYSFWNEHDPERKAERRREFLKDLSLLGGLMIASADTAGKPSLGWRGRRAAERLSERVSSALPGSDDALFDTDFGDLGEKIAHGLQLGAERGRELASTAAERGAPYAEAALDRGRELANTAAERGAPYAEVALDRGRELASAAAERSAPLAKKARKRGEKLADEIAEKAEKARKRSEKLADEAADKAAPLAREARKRGEKLAHSARARGEEWADTARAHGNELADAARERVGAPVKTRRRKLPW
- a CDS encoding ABC transporter substrate-binding protein, which codes for MLDRPFGRRSLMRGAGALTAAALAPWAGGCASDDDALTFFFSANPDEAAARLRVVAEFERRHPDIKVRVVRSGPGVMQQLSTFCAGGKCPDVLQTWELSYAELAARGVLLNLNDPLAREQPFAAQMKADSVGPLYDTFAYNGEQSAFPEQWSGNYLFYNKRLFADAGVAPPPTAWDKTWTFAEFLDTAQALTKRDASGRVTQWGFVNTFVSYYSAGLFALNNGVPWSTPRRNPTHFNFDNPAFMDAVQFYADLANKHKVAPNASEVQSMSTPDLFAAGKAAIALGGHWRYQTFIHAEGLDFDVAPLPVGPSLPSGHSACSNIGTTGLSISASSRRKDQAWEFVKFACGPVGQAIIAESCLFVPVLRSVLASDGFAKAHQGIRNLAVLTEGPSYSEGLPVTPAWEKIVALMDRNMGPVLRGSRPATSLTGLSGAVDEVLRNS
- the pncA gene encoding pyrazinamidase PncA, encoding MRALIIVDVQNDFCAGGSLPVTGGAEVAAAINDYLAGEPGYQHVVATKDFHIDPGDHFSDHPNYSSSWPPHCIAGSPGAEFRSDLDTRPIEAVFHKGAHAAAYSGFEGADDNETSLLDWLRQRGVDEVDIVGIATDQCVRRTAEDAARNGLRTRVLVDLTAAVAPSSAAQALAEMRSAGVELIEVV
- a CDS encoding carbohydrate ABC transporter permease, whose product is MFVAPNLAAVAVFMLFPLGFSLYMSFQQWDVFRAPKFVGMKNFEDLFTSDPLFVIAIRNTVVFTLGTVIPTVVISLVVAGVLNRKAKGIAIVRTIVFMPLAISSVVLAVVWQFVFNTDNGLLNIMLGWVGIDPVPWLVDPNWAMASLCVVAVWRSVPFATIILLAAMQGVPQTVYEAAKIDGAGEIRQFWSITVPLIRGSVSFVVVISIIHAFQAFDMVYVLNGSNGGPETSTYVLGIMLFQHAFSFLEFGYASALAWVMFAILLVLTLVQLRLTHRRSWEASRGLS